A genomic segment from Sphingopyxis sp. DBS4 encodes:
- a CDS encoding TonB-dependent receptor — MRNLHKGLTGTALAIVLTSPAAGWAQSAEGGAPQDTAQAAPDEIVVTAQKREQRLIDVPSAVTAVGGENLTQRNLTRIEQFAAFTPGISFSDGAAGPQLTVRGLNASGQGATTAILVDDVPLTSSSSYQQSTTPNFDTYDLERIEVLRGPQGTLYGASALGGLVKYVTKAPNLSRVEGSAQLELNHVDEGETAGSVRAALNVPILPDRVAIRVSGLYERLPGYIDNPLGDERNVNSGERYGVRGALLWQATPDFSVRLGGIWQRDDRDAPASIDVVGAALTPADPPANAASIAHGGELQRNLRLGEPIKRKSQVYSATLNYDAGFATITSITSLAKMNFERRKVFTYYNAAPGVTFGDVLAGAYGQPVDVRSDDFTTVRRINQEIRIASAPGSGAIDYLAGLFYTDEKSSLTQLFDVTSVATPPEILTLPVPGGGLYVPARYREMAGFAQLTWHPLSNVDVTGGARYARNRQRSQTTRLAGFISNSFVDVIDPPSKTKEEKVTWSGAISWHPAERVTLYARVATGYRPGGPNLVPTTTPPPGYRTSYGPDTTVNYELGAKGELFDRRLSFDISAFTVDWTDIQIPTSVVDPDTGVPNNFTDNGGKARSRGVEYALRLAASPQFSLFANGAYTDAELRAAVPGIGGAKGDRLPYVPTFTNTLGFDYRAPVGGDATMFLGADWTYVGSRNSDFVVGGLAAPQSGHQRLPSYNTVNLRGGVDFGQHRLDLYVTNVGNARGLYYYLSGDGAGATGNGIVQQPRTFGIRFSSNF; from the coding sequence ATGCGAAATCTGCACAAAGGGCTGACCGGAACCGCTCTGGCCATAGTCCTGACATCCCCCGCTGCGGGCTGGGCGCAATCGGCGGAAGGCGGCGCGCCGCAGGACACCGCACAGGCAGCGCCTGACGAAATCGTCGTGACCGCGCAGAAGCGGGAGCAGCGGTTAATCGACGTTCCGTCCGCGGTCACGGCCGTCGGCGGTGAAAACTTGACGCAGCGCAATCTGACGCGAATCGAGCAGTTCGCCGCGTTCACGCCGGGGATATCCTTCAGCGACGGGGCGGCTGGCCCGCAACTGACCGTTCGCGGACTCAACGCCAGCGGCCAGGGCGCAACGACCGCGATTCTCGTGGACGATGTGCCGCTCACCTCTTCATCCTCCTATCAGCAAAGCACGACGCCCAATTTCGACACCTATGATCTCGAACGGATCGAGGTACTGCGCGGACCCCAGGGAACGCTATATGGCGCCTCGGCCCTCGGCGGGCTGGTGAAATATGTGACGAAGGCGCCGAACCTTTCCCGCGTCGAGGGCTCGGCGCAGCTGGAACTCAACCATGTCGACGAAGGTGAAACGGCAGGTAGCGTCCGCGCGGCGCTGAACGTGCCGATTCTCCCGGACCGCGTCGCGATCCGCGTCTCGGGTCTCTACGAACGTCTGCCGGGCTATATCGACAATCCCCTGGGCGATGAGCGGAACGTGAACAGCGGCGAACGCTACGGCGTCCGCGGCGCGTTGCTGTGGCAGGCCACCCCCGATTTCAGCGTCCGGCTCGGCGGTATCTGGCAGCGCGACGATCGCGATGCGCCCGCCAGTATCGACGTGGTCGGTGCCGCGCTCACGCCGGCCGATCCGCCGGCGAACGCCGCGTCGATTGCCCATGGGGGCGAGCTTCAGCGCAATCTGCGTCTGGGCGAACCAATCAAGCGCAAATCGCAGGTGTATAGCGCGACCCTGAACTACGATGCCGGGTTCGCGACGATCACCAGCATTACCAGCTTGGCGAAGATGAACTTCGAGCGCCGAAAGGTCTTCACTTACTATAATGCGGCGCCGGGCGTGACCTTTGGGGACGTTCTGGCCGGGGCGTACGGGCAGCCGGTCGACGTCCGGAGCGACGATTTCACCACGGTACGCCGTATCAACCAGGAAATCCGCATAGCATCCGCGCCCGGCTCGGGGGCGATCGATTATCTCGCCGGCCTTTTCTATACGGATGAAAAAAGTTCGCTTACGCAGCTCTTCGACGTGACCAGCGTTGCGACGCCGCCGGAGATTCTGACCCTCCCGGTTCCGGGCGGCGGCCTATATGTTCCCGCCCGCTATCGCGAGATGGCCGGTTTCGCGCAGCTGACCTGGCATCCGCTTTCCAATGTCGATGTCACAGGCGGCGCCCGCTACGCCCGTAACCGGCAAAGGTCGCAGACCACGCGTTTGGCCGGGTTCATTTCGAACTCCTTCGTCGACGTCATCGACCCGCCGTCGAAAACCAAAGAGGAAAAGGTTACCTGGTCGGGTGCGATCAGCTGGCATCCGGCCGAGCGTGTGACGCTCTATGCGCGTGTAGCGACGGGCTATCGGCCGGGCGGTCCCAATCTCGTGCCGACGACGACCCCACCCCCTGGTTACCGGACCAGCTACGGCCCCGACACGACGGTGAACTACGAATTGGGCGCGAAGGGCGAATTGTTCGATCGCCGCCTGAGTTTTGACATCTCGGCGTTCACCGTCGACTGGACCGATATACAGATACCGACATCGGTGGTCGACCCCGACACGGGCGTTCCCAACAATTTCACCGATAATGGCGGCAAGGCCCGCAGCCGCGGCGTCGAATACGCGCTTCGGCTGGCAGCTTCACCGCAATTCTCCCTCTTCGCCAACGGCGCCTATACCGACGCCGAGCTGCGGGCGGCCGTCCCGGGGATCGGTGGCGCCAAGGGCGACCGCTTGCCTTATGTGCCGACATTCACCAACACGCTCGGCTTCGACTATCGTGCGCCGGTCGGCGGCGACGCGACGATGTTCCTCGGGGCGGACTGGACCTATGTCGGATCGCGCAATTCGGATTTCGTCGTCGGAGGCTTGGCTGCCCCCCAGAGCGGCCATCAAAGGCTTCCGAGCTACAACACCGTGAACCTGCGGGGCGGCGTCGACTTTGGCCAGCATCGACTCGACCTGTATGTGACCAATGTAGGGAACGCGCGCGGGCTCTATTATTACCTCAGCGGAGACGGCGCCGGGGCGACAGGCAACGGCATCGTTCAGCAGCCGCGCACCTTCGGCATTCGCTTCAGTTCGAACTTCTGA
- a CDS encoding alpha/beta hydrolase, producing the protein MQFSVRASLEQFTLAHPIREGLLQISVAAPAVEALDAAVPVLYVVDGDILFGLAAEIARAVSTVEGFPAYYVVGVGYDAAFADVMRLRTADLAPPISAESLEGLGMFGTAIGGENSGGADAFLAFLVETLRPEIAARYPQTAGGAPILFGHSLGGLFAANALLTRPESFASFIVSSPSLWWDDFSILQKLPAFKERLAALPQQPRVFVDVGAKEQDMPTSVPEGRGLTLEEAQAQVSAARMVDGARDFANALRGAGLLNLRHVAFAEDDHVSAAPTAILHGMRFALGRAG; encoded by the coding sequence ATGCAATTTTCCGTTCGCGCCTCGCTCGAGCAATTCACCCTTGCGCATCCTATCCGCGAGGGACTGCTCCAGATCAGCGTCGCGGCCCCGGCGGTCGAAGCGCTCGACGCCGCCGTTCCAGTGCTTTACGTTGTCGATGGCGATATCCTGTTCGGCTTGGCAGCAGAGATCGCGCGGGCGGTTTCGACGGTCGAGGGCTTTCCCGCTTACTATGTCGTCGGCGTCGGCTATGACGCGGCGTTCGCTGATGTGATGAGGCTGCGGACCGCGGATCTCGCGCCACCGATCAGCGCCGAGTCGCTCGAAGGCCTTGGTATGTTCGGCACGGCGATCGGCGGCGAAAACAGCGGCGGTGCGGACGCGTTCCTGGCCTTTCTGGTGGAGACGCTGCGGCCCGAAATCGCAGCGCGCTATCCGCAGACGGCCGGCGGCGCGCCGATCCTCTTCGGTCATTCACTCGGCGGGCTTTTTGCCGCCAACGCACTGTTGACCCGTCCCGAAAGCTTCGCGTCGTTCATCGTCAGCAGCCCGTCGCTCTGGTGGGACGATTTTTCGATCCTTCAAAAGCTCCCAGCGTTCAAGGAGCGGCTCGCGGCGCTGCCGCAGCAGCCGCGCGTATTCGTCGATGTCGGGGCCAAGGAGCAGGACATGCCGACGAGCGTACCCGAAGGGAGGGGTCTGACGTTGGAGGAGGCGCAGGCGCAGGTGAGTGCCGCGCGTATGGTCGATGGCGCCAGGGATTTCGCCAACGCGCTGCGCGGCGCGGGGCTCCTCAATCTCCGCCATGTCGCCTTTGCTGAGGATGATCATGTCTCGGCCGCGCCGACCGCCATTCTCCACGGCATGCGCTTCGCGCTGGGCCGCGCTGGCTGA
- a CDS encoding MFS transporter, translating into MRKGELLERGANGKLHSSYSIPNGLYGPARRPFPRRPTFDARLILLTYIKVNLFVVCDRKSVYAVRDKPWENGHDGRTALTLERPSPPSIAFAASGCIAKHGASKASALTWYGLVVLLMTSFFGFVVRQMLSLIAPALQASLGFSDLQIGMLQGLGMAVFACIASYPMGWLADRYGRRLLLAIGVAIWSLATFLFAFQDSFGGLFAGTIGIAIGEAGLVPIIYAMIPDLFPEQRRNTANLIFYGGSLFGAGIGMALGGALLEWLAASAGSLPHWLAGVDSWRIAMVVIALPSPLFFLLVATMPLARRAAAVRAAETGDADKAQDFLSYAQTHWCTLACVCGSIFAMAVAMTSALIWFPIALPRAFGINPATVGVGLGIAITAATLIGVFLPGITLKFGQRGGGLTPIRATSFFLWLTPLPAMCLPFVTSTFQAYTVAALQGAMGVAGSALMPGIFQDLAPASLRARVLTLLGIVNALALAVSPLAVGMISGLMSGPRGMLYSISIASIPSLIAAAVLMSLAHRPYAATVRAVHSQFPGEKA; encoded by the coding sequence ATGCGCAAGGGTGAATTGCTCGAGCGAGGCGCGAACGGAAAATTGCATTCGAGTTACTCCATCCCAAACGGCCTCTATGGACCTGCGCGCCGACCCTTCCCGAGACGGCCAACTTTTGACGCACGACTCATCCTACTCACTTACATTAAAGTCAACTTATTTGTTGTATGCGATCGGAAGTCGGTATACGCCGTTCGGGACAAGCCTTGGGAGAATGGACATGACGGGCGGACAGCCTTGACCTTAGAAAGGCCTTCTCCACCCTCGATTGCGTTCGCGGCAAGCGGGTGCATTGCCAAGCATGGCGCGAGCAAAGCCAGCGCCCTGACCTGGTATGGGCTGGTCGTTCTCCTGATGACGAGTTTCTTCGGCTTTGTCGTCCGGCAGATGCTCAGCCTGATCGCGCCCGCGCTCCAGGCCTCGCTCGGCTTCTCCGACCTGCAGATCGGAATGCTGCAGGGACTTGGCATGGCGGTCTTCGCATGTATCGCGAGCTATCCGATGGGCTGGCTCGCCGATCGGTACGGACGCCGCCTGCTGCTCGCGATCGGAGTGGCCATCTGGTCGCTCGCGACCTTCCTGTTCGCATTTCAGGACAGCTTCGGCGGCCTGTTCGCGGGAACGATCGGCATCGCGATCGGCGAAGCCGGGCTGGTGCCGATCATCTATGCGATGATCCCCGACCTGTTCCCTGAACAGAGGCGCAACACGGCCAATCTGATCTTTTACGGCGGGTCGCTGTTCGGCGCCGGGATCGGCATGGCGCTTGGCGGGGCGCTGCTCGAATGGCTGGCCGCGTCGGCCGGCAGTTTGCCTCACTGGCTTGCGGGAGTCGACTCATGGCGCATCGCTATGGTGGTAATCGCCCTGCCCAGTCCGCTCTTCTTCTTACTCGTTGCAACGATGCCGCTTGCCAGACGCGCGGCCGCCGTCCGTGCGGCGGAAACCGGCGACGCGGACAAGGCGCAGGACTTTCTGTCTTATGCGCAAACGCACTGGTGCACGCTTGCCTGCGTCTGCGGATCGATATTTGCCATGGCCGTGGCGATGACCTCGGCCCTCATCTGGTTTCCCATCGCATTGCCGCGCGCCTTCGGTATCAATCCGGCGACCGTCGGCGTCGGGCTTGGTATAGCGATAACCGCCGCGACGCTGATCGGCGTGTTCCTTCCGGGCATCACGCTCAAATTCGGGCAGCGCGGCGGCGGGCTCACGCCGATCAGGGCGACCAGCTTCTTTCTCTGGCTGACGCCGTTGCCGGCCATGTGTCTGCCCTTCGTCACCTCGACCTTCCAGGCCTATACGGTCGCCGCGCTGCAGGGCGCGATGGGCGTCGCGGGCTCGGCGCTTATGCCGGGCATATTTCAAGACCTCGCGCCCGCTTCCCTGCGGGCGCGCGTCCTGACCCTGCTCGGCATCGTGAATGCGTTGGCACTCGCGGTTTCACCGCTTGCAGTCGGCATGATTTCGGGTCTGATGTCCGGCCCGCGAGGCATGCTTTATTCGATTTCGATCGCCAGCATACCCTCACTGATCGCTGCCGCCGTCCTGATGTCGCTCGCCCACCGCCCCTATGCCGCCACGGTCCGCGCCGTGCATTCCCAGTTTCCAGGAGAGAAAGCATGA